In Scatophagus argus isolate fScaArg1 chromosome 5, fScaArg1.pri, whole genome shotgun sequence, a genomic segment contains:
- the tmprss5 gene encoding transmembrane protease serine 5 has translation MSLDGDALSVIENPAAVDHPFHSEETAGAAATKGVQGWLKGIHSMTHAHRLVRLLAVVCAVGLLGGLAVGVWFLVKILLRPSYSQSSVGLGDTKETPFCNVTEDISMSDSRKVFYRISPENSLLEIQLGKLPTWLPVCYERWNSSLGTLVCRQLGYLRLTKHKGVNLTDIGPNYTDGFIQITSEHKSNLENMWQLRGSCITGKVIALQCFECGTRAKLPRIIGGVEATLGRWPWQVSLYYSNRHTCGGSIITSQWVVTAAHCVHNYRLPQVSSWVVYAGIVTRSSAKMAQHVGHAVEKIIYNKDYNHRSHDSDIALMKLRTPLNFSDTIRPVCLPQYDYDLPGGTQCWISGWGYTQPEGVHSPDTLKEAPVPIISTKKCNSSCMYNGEITPRMLCAGYTEGKVDACQGDSGGPLVCQDENVWRLVGVVSWGTGCAEPNHPGVYTKVAEFLGWIYNMIESY, from the exons ATG AGTCTTGATGGAGATGCATTATCAGTGATTGAGAACCCGGCGGCTGTTGACCATCCTTTTCATTCAGAGGAAacagcaggagctgcagcaaCCAAAGGAGTGCAGGGCTGGTTAAAAGGGATTCATTCTATGACCCACG CTCACAGACTGGTGAGGCTGTTGGCAGTGGTGTGTGCTGTTGGACTCCTGGGAGGCTTAGCTGTAGGTGTCTGGTTTCTAG TCAAAATTCTGCTGAGGCCGTCCTACTCTCAGAGTTCAGTTGGACTTGGGGACACAAAGGAGACGCCTTTCTGCAACGTGACAGAGGATATTTCTATGTCTGACTCCAGAAAAG TGTTTTACAGAATCAGCCCGGAGAACTCCCTTCTGGAGATCCAGCTGGGGAAGCTGCCCACTTGGTTGCCCGTGTGCTACGAGAGGTGGAACTCGTCCCTGGGAACGCTGGTGTGCAGACAGCTGGGTTATCTGAG ACTGACCAAGCACAAAGGAGTGAATCTAACCGATATCGGGCCAAACTATACTGATGGCTTTATACAAATTACCTCAGAGCACAAAAGCAACCTGGAAAATATGTGGCAACTCAG gGGGAGCTGTATTACAGGGAAGGTTATCGCTTTGCAGTGTTTTG AGTGTGGGACACGAGCGAAGCTGCCCAGGATAATCGGGGGAGTCGAGGCTACGCTGGGCAGGTGGCCCTGGCAGGTCAGCCTCTACTACAGCAACCGTCACACCTGCGGAGGCTCCATCATCACCAGTCAATGGGTAGTCACAGCCGCCCATTGTGTGCACAA CTACAGGCTACCACAGGTATCCAGCTGGGTGGTCTATGCCGGTATCGTCACCCGCAGTTCGGCTAAAATGGCTCAGCACGTAGGGCACGCCGTGGAGAAGATCATCTACAACAAGGACTACAACCACAGGAGCCATGACAGTGACATAGCCCTGATGAAACTGAGGACCCCGCTGAATTTCTCAG ATACAATTAGACCTGTCTGCTTGCCTCAGTACGACTATGATCTTCCAGGAGGCACACAGTGTTGGATATCTGGATGGGGATACACACAGCCTGAGGGCG ttcaCTCGCCTGACACCCTGAAAGAGGCACCAGTTCCCATAATAAGCACAAAGAAATGCAACAGCTCCTGCATGTACAATGGAGAGATCACACCAAGGATGCTTTGTGCCGGATACACAGAGGGAAAAGTGGATGCATGTCAG GGGGACAGTGGAGGTCCTCTGGTTTGCCAGGATGAAAATGTGTGGAGGCTGGTAGGGGTCGTCAGCTGGGGGACAGGCTGTGCTGAGCCCAACCATCCTGGAGTTTACACCAAAGTGGCTGAATTCTTGGGCTGGATCTACAACATGATTGAG